A genome region from Meleagris gallopavo isolate NT-WF06-2002-E0010 breed Aviagen turkey brand Nicholas breeding stock chromosome 9, Turkey_5.1, whole genome shotgun sequence includes the following:
- the PIH1D3 gene encoding protein PIH1D3 isoform X3, translating into MTLQTAHTDAATMTHADDVINACAQRPRPHSLSPAVQPPAARSRPRQRLVGLAATRCSALLDWLRGLKEAGKGEGGRYLSNDGRGRRRCRALWSCAALCDVRRCLPRPRLQGKGKVRMEVDVPAVGSLQSLAKLLSDARGDEDDDDFGLCCSVSAMTPGSIGPVKKETTDTLQVQSEHNKTIWSTEEVPEGSEFDDTWDPREQPEYEISFKQQVGTEDVFFGMSRKDPSTACCEDMVEAAAASPLPCGQQEGESSFPL; encoded by the exons ATGACGTTACAGACGGCGCACACAGATGCCGCTACGATGACTCACGCCGATGACGTAATTAACGCATGCGCCCAACGCCCGCGCCCGCACTCGCTCTCCCCAGCTGTCCAACCGCCGGCCGCGCGTTCCCGCCCTCGTCAACGATTGGTTGGTCTTGCCGCCACTCGTTGCTCGGCTCTGTTGGATTGGCTGCGAGGGCTAAAGGAGGCGGGAAAAGGAGAGGGGGGCCGTTACCTCAGCAACGACGGACGCGGGAGGCGGCGGTGCCGGGCCTTATGgtcctgtgctgctctgtgtgacgTGAGGCGGTGTCTTCCGAGACCCAGACTACAAGGGAAAGGCAAG GTGAGGATGGAGGTGGATGTGCCTGCAGTCGGCTCTTTGCAGTCCCTTGCCAAGCTGCTCAGTGATGCACGTGGGGATGAGGACGACGATGACTTTGGT ctgtgctgttctgtCAGTGCCATGACTCCTGGTAGCATTGGACCAGTAAAGAAAGAGACTACTG ATACCTTACAAGTGCAGTCTGAACACAACAAAACCATTTGGAGCACAGAAGAGGTCCCGGAAGGATCCGAATTTGACGACACCTGGGATCCTAGAGAACAGCCAGA GTATGAGATTTCATTCAAACAGCAGGTGGGAACAGAGGATGTCTTCTTTGGGATGAGCAGGAAAGACCCTTCCACGGCCTGCTGTGAAGATATGGTG gaagctgctgctgcatctccCTTGCCCTGTGGACAGCAAGAAGGGGAAAGCTCGTTTCCTCTCTGA
- the PIH1D3 gene encoding protein PIH1D3 isoform X2 produces the protein MTLQTAHTDAATMTHADDVINACAQRPRPHSLSPAVQPPAARSRPRQRLVGLAATRCSALLDWLRGLKEAGKGEGGRYLSNDGRGRRRCRALWSCAALCDVRRCLPRPRLQGKGKVRMEVDVPAVGSLQSLAKLLSDARGDEDDDDFGLCCSVSAMTPGSIGPVKKETTDTLQVQSEHNKTIWSTEEVPEGSEFDDTWDPREQPEYEISFKQQVGTEDVFFGMSRKDPSTACCEDMVIKIKLPETKFSDITLDIQDKVLDLRTPQKKLLLHLPCPVDSKKGKARFLSEEELLEVTLRMRREFDFINFA, from the exons ATGACGTTACAGACGGCGCACACAGATGCCGCTACGATGACTCACGCCGATGACGTAATTAACGCATGCGCCCAACGCCCGCGCCCGCACTCGCTCTCCCCAGCTGTCCAACCGCCGGCCGCGCGTTCCCGCCCTCGTCAACGATTGGTTGGTCTTGCCGCCACTCGTTGCTCGGCTCTGTTGGATTGGCTGCGAGGGCTAAAGGAGGCGGGAAAAGGAGAGGGGGGCCGTTACCTCAGCAACGACGGACGCGGGAGGCGGCGGTGCCGGGCCTTATGgtcctgtgctgctctgtgtgacgTGAGGCGGTGTCTTCCGAGACCCAGACTACAAGGGAAAGGCAAG GTGAGGATGGAGGTGGATGTGCCTGCAGTCGGCTCTTTGCAGTCCCTTGCCAAGCTGCTCAGTGATGCACGTGGGGATGAGGACGACGATGACTTTGGT ctgtgctgttctgtCAGTGCCATGACTCCTGGTAGCATTGGACCAGTAAAGAAAGAGACTACTG ATACCTTACAAGTGCAGTCTGAACACAACAAAACCATTTGGAGCACAGAAGAGGTCCCGGAAGGATCCGAATTTGACGACACCTGGGATCCTAGAGAACAGCCAGA GTATGAGATTTCATTCAAACAGCAGGTGGGAACAGAGGATGTCTTCTTTGGGATGAGCAGGAAAGACCCTTCCACGGCCTGCTGTGAAGATATGGTG ATTAAAATCAAGCTGCCAGAGACAAAGTTCTCAGACATCACATTAGATATCCAGGACAAGGTTCTTGACCTCCGAACTCCCCAGAA gaagctgctgctgcatctccCTTGCCCTGTGGACAGCAAGAAGGGGAAAGCTCGTTTCCTCTCTGAAGAGGAGCTCTTGGAAGTCACCCTAAGGATGAGAAGGGAGTTTGATTTCATCAATTTTGCCTGA
- the PIH1D3 gene encoding protein PIH1D3 isoform X1, translating into MTLQTAHTDAATMTHADDVINACAQRPRPHSLSPAVQPPAARSRPRQRLVGLAATRCSALLDWLRGLKEAGKGEGGRYLSNDGRGRRRCRALWSCAALCDVRRCLPRPRLQGKGKVRMEVDVPAVGSLQSLAKLLSDARGDEDDDDFGLCCSVSAMTPGSIGPVKKETTDTLQVQSEHNKTIWSTEEVPEGSEFDDTWDPREQPEYEISFKQQVGTEDVFFGMSRKDPSTACCEDMVIKIKLPETKFSDITLDIQDKVLDLRTPQNFVFLVTHICHYLSIQLSQVTSLANKTFAVNLMVAWVQPEPVLFCRCKCKSAQYERNK; encoded by the exons ATGACGTTACAGACGGCGCACACAGATGCCGCTACGATGACTCACGCCGATGACGTAATTAACGCATGCGCCCAACGCCCGCGCCCGCACTCGCTCTCCCCAGCTGTCCAACCGCCGGCCGCGCGTTCCCGCCCTCGTCAACGATTGGTTGGTCTTGCCGCCACTCGTTGCTCGGCTCTGTTGGATTGGCTGCGAGGGCTAAAGGAGGCGGGAAAAGGAGAGGGGGGCCGTTACCTCAGCAACGACGGACGCGGGAGGCGGCGGTGCCGGGCCTTATGgtcctgtgctgctctgtgtgacgTGAGGCGGTGTCTTCCGAGACCCAGACTACAAGGGAAAGGCAAG GTGAGGATGGAGGTGGATGTGCCTGCAGTCGGCTCTTTGCAGTCCCTTGCCAAGCTGCTCAGTGATGCACGTGGGGATGAGGACGACGATGACTTTGGT ctgtgctgttctgtCAGTGCCATGACTCCTGGTAGCATTGGACCAGTAAAGAAAGAGACTACTG ATACCTTACAAGTGCAGTCTGAACACAACAAAACCATTTGGAGCACAGAAGAGGTCCCGGAAGGATCCGAATTTGACGACACCTGGGATCCTAGAGAACAGCCAGA GTATGAGATTTCATTCAAACAGCAGGTGGGAACAGAGGATGTCTTCTTTGGGATGAGCAGGAAAGACCCTTCCACGGCCTGCTGTGAAGATATGGTG ATTAAAATCAAGCTGCCAGAGACAAAGTTCTCAGACATCACATTAGATATCCAGGACAAGGTTCTTGACCTCCGAACTCCCCAGAA ttttgtctttttggtGACTCACATCTGCCATTATCTTAGTATCCAGCTGTCTCAAGTCACAAGCCTTGCAAATAAAACGTTTGCTGTAAATCTGATGGTTGCTTGGGTACAGCCTGAGCCAGTGCTGTTTTGCAGATGTAAGTGCAAATCTGCTCAgtatgaaagaaacaaataa